GCTGCTGCCGTCTGCAGCCCCCCCACTGCTGAATGTGCCTTCAGGCAGGGTAACGTGCTGGATGACCTCAGGGAAGTGCAAATAgatctgcagcagcaggttcTGGCATCGCTTACTCATCGcactgaaagacaaaataaacaaaatgtgatgcATACTGTATGCATTCCCTTTAGGGgaaattttaacattttattatgcGCTTAGACGATTCAGCTGTCCATGGTAAAGCTTcgtaacaaaataataaagactGTAATCCATGATGTTATTGAGTTGTGTAGCTTGAAGCTACTTAATTGACAGTGACTGGTTGACCAATATTGTGTAGCCACAGAAAGTTTGTAACAGCTTTAAAACTCAAGTGAGCTTCACTCGATAGCAGGACTAAAATTACAAAGCAAACAAGGTTTTGTCAAATTCGCTTTCTCCACAACAAACAGTGTTGATATGAGATCACAGATTAGAGCACGATGAAGCACTTTTCTATTGTTTCTGTCTACCAGCGACAATAATTAATGTACACTTACACAAACTAGGCACATGAGAAgtgtaatgtaattatttggCATTTGCCTTGAAGTCCCTGTAGTTTCACAAAATCCTTTAAGGCTCTTGTCAGGCTCAAATGATGTTCTCTCTTCTAACTGAAGAGATTTATTACAGCTATGAATTAAGCAAATCAGAGCGACCTTGACCAAGAGGAAAGAATCTGCTTGTTGTTCAATGGTTGGTGTGTAATCGGAATAAACACCAGCTTATCCGACAGCGAGGTTTCCCAAGAAGAATGCACAACATACAATCAAGTGTTTATTCAACACAAGGCCAAAACCCTTTactttcaacatgtttttatcctgCCATATTTTCATGAGCAACAATTTTACCAGACAGCTTAGCTGTACTTAAAATACTGTAATTCAGAAGCTAATTTTGCTTGACCTTGGCCAAAGTTTCCTCATTAAAGTGGTTTAATAACCAGAGACATATTCATGAAAGGAGGGTTTGCCTCCACAAAGAGTTGCACCCTGATCTCTGACAGCTAAGTCAGAGCAGGAATTCACAACACAGGCAAGTTTAGAGCTTCAGCCTTAATCCTCTTGGCTTCATTATAATGCACTGAGCTTTTAAATAGATCACAGTACAGACGACTTCTGCTGGTTTTAATTTCACACCAATAGACCTAATTATCGAGTTTTCCCTGGTCCACAGCATTGTGGCTGACAGAGGAAGTCTGAAAAGTTCATCTGCAGTGAGAACGAAAATCTGGTGCGTTTTACCCCAAGTTTATCAGCACACTATAtaacaggacaaaaaaaatgactttccaTGATTGGGCTAATTAGAAACAACAATACAATGTGTCAAAATGGATGGGTTGAACACTTTGGTGACTCGTGTGACAAGAGGTGATGAGCGTATGTGTCTTTGAATGCAGACGAGAGAGCTACAGGAAAGATTCATGAAAAGAAGATTAGCGTTGaatcaataaatatacaaaatgaaaacaaaaagacatctTACCTGTCCTCCCATTTCTTTGTGCAGTTGATGAGGTACTCCGAGACCTTCTTGATGTTTTCTAGCTCTCCACTGCAGTAGGAGTGAAGGAGGGGCAGCCTGGACTGGATGAGAGAGCAGGAGGCTTGGTCCAACctgcttttgttgttgtgtggtgAGTCGCGACTGTTGAGCTCGGACTCTGACAAGATCAGGTCCACCAGGCTGATGAGCTCCTCAGAACTGAGTCGTAGCACAAacttctctgttttcttctgcacagacataaagaaaaaaaacattcagctgAATAAACTCTTTGACTTCGGTCTCATCAAATAGACAGAAATAAGGGTGACAACTAGGGAACATGTGCCTGGACTTTTTAAACTTACTTGAGGGATCTTCTGGTCGCGTCCCTGCCAGATACGCGGGATGTGGCTACAGGCCCACAGGAAATCCAGGGCGGATGATGGGTCAAGtctgaaaaatgtcaacaaattcTCAATCAAATCTCATCCAAACCAGAAAAAAGAATATTGCTGGCTACAGAAAACAGTCGCtgacaacatgtttttaaaaaatgggtgTACTTGTAGTCTCTGCGCTTGCTGAGAAGAGCACTGATACACTGCAGGAGGGTGGACCAGTTTGACTGATGGGTAAGCAAGGCCAAAAGATATGGTCTGTAGGCAGGAGTTCCTCTTGACTGAAATAGAGAAATTGTAGGAAAGAATGCATCAGGAACGCCAGGCAAACACTAACTCAGGTGTGAAGAGACTCCAGATGTACATTATCTGCAGGCAATGCTTATCTTACCTTGTTGAGGGCAAACAGCAGTTTCTGCTGAAGGTCCGGACACACGGAAGTGACCTCAGGGTCGAGATGCTCCAGCCAATCTACCAGCAGCCCAGAGCTCAGTCCTGACTTCGTCACCTCGGTGCTGCTTGATAAAGCGAAAGTGAAGGGTTACTTCTATGGATAGAGGTAAATAATTCCTAAAGTCTTAATCAAGACCTCAGAATACAACTGTGCTAAAGATCTCATGTCCAATGTTCATGTTCCCAACGTGCTGGTTCAGTACAACgaacaaatcaaacattttactATTAACGTTCACTGCTTTATCTTCACTTcacctgtctctcctctgctcaGTGCGTGAGTGGATGGACTAAGCCCGGGACTCAGTAAAAGCCAAAAGCAGCTGGATATTAATGGTCCAGTGAAATTTTAGCTGTGATCTtataattgaaaatgaatatagGGGGAAAATACATTGAGCCTGTCTTGGTGCTACAAAACAcactatagtaaaaaaaatcaccccATAAATTTGCAGCCCTTGCAAAACACCTTGCATGTGTCATTGAGCAATTTTTCAGCGTGTACCTGCCCTACTGACAGCGTTTGTGTAAAGTGTTCTATGATTTCCACAGCAAGTGAATCTGTAAAGCCAATGTACAGCTGCAAACCAATTAAACCTTTTCCAACCAAATCCAATAGCAGTTCCCGACTACAAGGCCACAGACAGCCAACACAGCTTTGCTACTATTTGTCACAGGCAGCCATGTTTGTCATTTAGTCCtgtcaaatataaatgtttcttgCATGACTTGAGAGAGAAATAGAATTGCGGGTCTCACTTGTTAGAATCCACTTCCTTTTTCACAGATCGCTCCTCACTTTCCTGAAGCAGCAAGGAAATCACCGTAGCAACAGGGCCAGCTGTCCCGTTCTGTGTACCAACAGTCATCAACAGAGACAGAAGCTCCTCCAAATACGGCGACCTTACATCCATCAGCCCTTGTAACActggaatataataaaaaaaacagcatgcttAGTTTGGGCTGACACGTATCCTTATGTTACAAAACTACATATTTCACTACAAGGCTTTTGATTTGGTTCACATAGACAAACATTTCACTGCAGGGTTTGTCCTCAAATCagctttcattttgtaaaagcccttttttttgtgttatataTGCTGCTTcgtaaaaaatctaaaatgtttctAAGAAGATCCAtagataattgtttttgtcaaaatgtatacttttatgaagaaaaataatataaaataatatacattttaatatggaATGTTCTGAACCTTTGCTGTACTGAATACTGAAAACCTGAAAAACTTTGCAAACTCTCAAAAGTGTAACAACAATAATGGACATTTATTatgcaaaacagtttttatttgataaatgaaaaaaaacttttaaccAGCTAAATCAATAAATCCTACTTTAAGACAGATATAAAGTAATTCTCTGTCAATAGGCTAATTATTTGACTATTGTTTGAAACACTGAATCTGATGCTCAGTTCATACAAAACCAATGCACATGTTAGTACCTTTCCCAATGAGCTCTGGTTCCGCATTACATCGGTCTCCAGATTTCAGCATTGCGATGATGGCCATCAGTGGCACTTCAATTTCTCTGCGATATGCCAAAGCCTCAGCCAGGTGGAGGAAACCTGAACGCACTGCATGGGAGAGACACTTGTCACTCACTGACTATacacaataaatgaaacaacGTTTGAGAAGATAAAGAGTCGAGATTCTCACCATCATTGTGCCTGTGTTGGTTAGAGTTCTGACCAGCAAAGGATTTCAGCAGAGACTTCAGTGGTCCTGCCTCCAAAGTTGGGTTGTCTAACCAGATTAGCATCTCAACAATGACCTTGAGGAATAGTGAGGAGAAAGCCATGTCCTGGGACACGAGACGCTGGGagaaacaagaataaaaaaagtattctgtAAAAGGTTTTATGATTCGACATGAAATTTTGCACTGATTGACAGCAAGCCTTACCTGGTAGAGGTGAAGTTGGCGcatgagaggacaggagagggcATGGCTGTGGTGCATTGATATGACAATAGGCCCTGCATGAGCCGAGGTGAGCAGGGCAGCAATGGCCTGCAGGAGCCGAAATGCTAGCCCACCCTGCTGAATTTGGCCCTGCTTGGCCCGCATCAACTCCTTAGCAAGGGCCTGCTGCAAGGCCAAAGAAAGCTGGCTGGGAGGGGGGCCATGCCAGCGAGGGTCCACTTTTAACGGGAATATCTGTGAAAGCAAAGGATACAGGAACAGGTAAGTTTGACAAGGAAGTGATTTTTCTTGTAGTGAGAAATTTAGCACACAGAGAGTTATGTTTTAACCCTATGTTGTCCAAAGAgtttaaatgagaaaaagaaaatcatacaacaaagaaaaaaagaataaaacagctGGTAAATCACACCTTAAGCAACATGCCAGTGAGATCGTCATCAGGCCCGACTTCAGGAAGCTGACTGGCTGCTCTCATCTTCACAGAGCTGTGGGGCGTTTCCACGGTAACTTTGGCCTTACTTGTTTCAGCAGAATCTGTCAGATGTAGTGAGGACATGGACTAATTTAgatcattttcattaattttgtCACTTTATATTAAAGCCCTATGTCATCTTAGATAATGtgttagaataaaacatttttttaatgtgagtAATCTAAAAAATGAACAAGGAAGATGTATTAAATGTCAGAGGAGAAAAGCTAAAACAGCAAATACATATCATTTAGAGACTAAAGTCACCAACCTCTgtctggaggaagagaggagctCAGTAATGAATGGAAAGTGTGCCCCCCAGTGGCACCTCGCTCATGCTGCACTTCAACCAGATGGGCCATGTAGTCTACAAAtacaaaattagaaaaaatcattaaaacctTAAGACTATTAACTCAAAATCTTAAACTATTTCTATATAAGGATATCTGCAGCACTCTTACGCTTGTCCATGATGTTCTCTTCTAGCGTCTGTGTGTCATGAGAGACCGCCTGATCCAAGTACTGCAGTAGTTTACTCATGCTGGAAACAGGAATGCCAAAGGACTGtacaaacaacagcagctgctgaGACTCCAGGTCTTGTAAAGCTGAGGGAAAACATTTATTGCtccattaaaaagtaaatatacatttaaatagtgAGCAGCACATAATTCTGTGTACTATGGCAAGTTGTACCTGCATCAACCAATCGAGAAACCTCTGATCGGATCATCCTTAGTTTCAACCAATCAGGCAGCAGAAGGGCCTCTTCTGAGGTGTCAACCAGGAAGGCAGTTGGTAGAGGCTTTTTGTCAGGAAACCAAATGTCCAAAAGAGCGTAGAAATCACTCTCCCCTGTAAAAATGCACAATTGTAAACATTTTCTTATAGCTTCTTCAACATTGCAAACATTGAACTGCAGAGTTAGCAGGACTACCTTTGGGTGGCCCCAGAGTCAGCAGGATAACCATGGCGTGAACTACAAGAATGTGCATCGTAGCAGTCTCCCCGGTGGTCCAACGCAGAAACACCTGGTCCTGAGATtctgactggaaaaaaaaaaggttatcaaGCACAAAtttaatgctcttttttttgcctACAGACATCAAACTGAGATTAACCTTCAATTGCGGATGAAATTTTAGTTGCAGCCTAAAAGACTGGTCATttcatgttgtatttattttttcttgcattCACAATCAACCTCTTTTAATCACAGCAAATTGTCAGATCACTAGGTCCAAAACTTACCACTTTATTTTGATTGCAAGTGGTTTTTAAGGAATATGGAACATGCATCTTATTCTTAGATATTTCTCTTACTTTAAACTAGTGAGAGTATCAGTAAGTAGTTATCCATAATATGACCATGTAGTTCAGTAAGTAACACAACTCTTGGTAATGCTCACCCAGCTGTAAAGATCCTCTCCCTCTTTggtcttcctcatcctcttgaTGTATGCAGAGAAGATGGTGAGGAAAGCGCTGAGCACAGCCTCAGACTCCGGTCTGCCGGAATGTTTGGAGAACAGGCTGTTCATGATGGTGGAGCGCTCAACGATTAGTCGAGCAACGTCCTGCAGAGAGCGATTGAGGATCAGATTCACTTTCATGCTGCTCAACGAAAACAAAAATGGATTAAAGAAAAgcatgtaatgtaattaatgcaAGTAACTCGCCGTGATTACCAGGGCCAGGTCATTATGAGAAGCCTGCTCCTCTactggtgcatgctgggataggtAGATAAGATAGGCACTGATCGTCTGTGGATCTGTCTCCATGTGAATAGCCTTCAAGaaagcaaacagacaaaacacatcAGACAAACTCCTTGTCATTAATCCTCCTAAAAggtttgcatttatttcatgttattgACAGTTAACCGTTGAGTCAGACACTGACCTGCTGCAGAGCAGTGGACGTCATGCCTCTGACGCTGTCAAACAAGGGGAGCTTTGGGAGATCTTGGAGCAGCCACTGGTACCCTGGCAAGAGCTCAGCATCTGCAGAGTCTTCTTCCATGGGCTGATCCCGCTCATCTCCATCTTTCAAGCCTCCTTCACTCAGCACCAATGACAAAccctacacacaaacatagaatGTAAAAGGAATCATGTTTAAACAGTAACACATTGCTACTAGAgatggctttttttctgcttccaaTATGGTACCTTCATGGCCAGGACTCTCGATGCCACCTGAGAAGAGCTGAGACGACGCAGAAAGTAGTCCAGCACTTCACATGTGGTCTGTTCGTCAGCCTTAGGACCTAACAAAAGATCCTGGAGCCGTCCAAGTAGCTGCCTTTGTTTTTGCTGTCTCTAACAGGAAAAGAGATAATATTACAGGATTATTCAAGAGTCAGTAATTGGCtgtacaaagtaaaaacaaacacaagtgtaAATGTAGCaactaaaatgaaacattaagaaaaattcaaaaacaatgtaaaaacaggACAATTTCAGTAATTGCTGCATGCTAACAGTAAGGTACGGTCTTATGATCAACATACTTGTCTCTTCTTGGCTTTTTGCTCTTTGCTCTCTCCCTCGTCGTCATCCTCTATTGGCAGACTGTCATCTGCAGCATCATGCAGAAGAAATTCACACAGGCACTGCACTGGAAGCACATCCAGGGATCCCTCACTGGACTGGACCAAATCAGCCAACCACGGCATGGACTGAGAGGAAGCCTGAGTAGCATTGAAAATGTACTACAGTTACAAGATGCACACTGACAACAAAAGTCTTATAATAATGTGTCAAACCTCCTTCTTGGAGGCCGACTTTCATTTCTGTTCTTGATCAATGTTTTTCTGCCAAAAAATCCCTCAGTTTGAATTCCCAACAGGTTTTCTCCACTTGAAGTTCAGCTTTAATCATATGTTTACTGTACCAAAGATCCTGGGTTCTCATCCAAAACAAGTCCACATGCTTGTTAAGACACAATATCCTTGTTTTGAAGGAAACATAGCTGTCACCTACATCTGTTAATTATAGTGAGTCTACTGGACTATAAGCAGTAGAAAGGTGTTACAGTAAATGTTGGGCAGTTGTGCAGTGTGTGAGTGGCCATTACCTGTCTCTGGATGATGTTGAGGAGGAAGTCTGGGTTGCGGCTGCGGCAAAGGAGATGTCCCAAACGCAGAGACTGGTTGAGGGTTTTTACCTGCTCCTGGATCTGAGGAGGAGGTCGACGAGGAGGACccctgaacacaaacaaaaattaGGAATTTATCttattgtcacaaaaaagtcgATATTAGATTTACACAGGACTTCTGATTCTAATAATAGATCGACAATGATTTTATAGCGGCAATAGCTAGTTTTAACTGTCTGCTGTATTAAAAGTAATGGTGTAAGTTTATTGTCTTCcctcctataaaaaaaaatggaggttGGTTTCTTACTGTGGGTCCAAACTGGTAAGCTGAGACAACAGCAAGCTGTTGCTCTCTGTGATGGTCTGTTTGGTGGAGGCTGCTGCCAAGTGGCTCTCAAAGGCCAGGatctcttgtttctctctctgggaGACCTGCAGCTCCCTGTTGAtcatctctgtctttgtgtcctcGTCAGTAATGGTGCAAGGAGGGTAGGAATAGTTACTATGGAAGCAAAGAGAGATGTGTGTTAGTTGTTCAGCATTATCATCCTGgaaatgttcttctttttctagaAGATAACCTTCACCTACTTTGTCATAACCATCTCCATGAGCATTTTCAGTGTAGGATAGCCATCCCAGGCAGCCAAACCTggaaccagaaaaaaacatcagacaatATATTAATAGGGTTATTTAATAGCTTAGTAGCTACTCTTGTGAATGCAACATAGAAAACAGAATGCTTTACCTATTTTCTGAGGATTAAATGCAGCCAccacaagcagcagcagccatgcCTTCCAATACAGTGCAGATATTGCCAAATTTGGCGGCTGGTACCTTAAACATTGAGGGTCATTTGTTATTTCAGAATGTAAATGTGTgagctgaatgtttttttaaaagatggtTGAAGTACCCTGCAGGCAGTTGAATGTTCTCTGGGTGGTGGTATGTACATAGATTCAGCACTGCATCAATGAGCTGGATCCTTTCCACTCTCAGGACCTCCAGATCTACTTAGAAAGTAAGAAATCATACCAAGAAGTATTCAAACAATTAGAATCATATTTTCTTGGTTCGTACGTTCCTAACATGCATTATTCTGGCCTTGTGAGGAGAAGATGTAAATAAGGAGTTGGCACTTTGAAAGACGTTTTAGGTTCGCTGCTAAATTAAACTGAGGCACATGTGTTTACTAAATGTCCAAATATTCTGCCAGAGAGTAATATACACAGCTTTAAAAGAGATCATGAACAGTTACAGGATACAAGGATCTTAACACACCATCAGACTGAACTCCAGCAGCCCGCTTAACCAGGTGATCGGCGAGCTCCATGGCATCGGCTGGGCCCAGGGGCAAATCACGTGACAGCCCGATCACCAGAATGCGCATCAGTGTGTCCTCCAACAGAGGCACCTCGGAGCAGAGGCGAAGGAAGAAACTGAGGAGTAATTTATTCAGAATTGCTTAGTAAGGTGACTGTGCTATCTACAATCAGAAGAAAACATGGCTCATTTTGAATAACGGAGGAATACTCACTTTCTGTCACTCTCTGGAGGCCAGTTGTCCCACTTGTAATATGTCTCAGGTTGCTCTGTGAACAGCACTTTGTGAAGGCTGCAGACATGaaagagatcattttatttataaagtacCTGAAAACATTGTTATCTTTTGC
This genomic window from Anoplopoma fimbria isolate UVic2021 breed Golden Eagle Sablefish chromosome 11, Afim_UVic_2022, whole genome shotgun sequence contains:
- the ints1 gene encoding integrator complex subunit 1 isoform X7, with the translated sequence MNRPKPATLRRPSAAKPSGHPPPGDFIALGSKSQGGEPKAPAVLLKPASTNLPADRKRETSSALPSSSGLSGLTKRPKLSTTPPVSALGRLADVAAVDKRAISPSIKEPSVVPIEVSPAILLDEIEAAESEGNDDRIEGLLCGAVKQLKLNRAKPDITLYLSLMFLAKIKPNVFATEGIIEALCSLLRRDASINFKAKGNSLVSVLACNLLMAAYEEDENWPEIFVKVYIEDSLGERIWVDSSHCKIFVDNIQTAFGTKMPPKSMLLQADTGRTGGDLSAGSSPHPSTPDEEDSQTELLIAEEKLSPEEEGQIMPRYEELAESVEDYVLDVLRDQLNRRQPMDNVSRNLLRLLTATCGYKEARLMTVQRLEMWLQNPKLTRPAQDLLMSLCMNCNTQGADDMEVISNLIKIRLKPKVLLNHYMLCVRELLNANRDNLGTMVKLVIFNELSNARNPNNMQVLHTVLQHSPEQAPKFLAMVFQDLLTNKDDYLRASRALLREIIKQTKHEINFQSFCFGLMQERKETTHVDLELKERFVIQVTDLLTVSMMLGITAQVKEAGLAWDKGEKKNLESLRSFQNQIASIQRDAVWWLHTVVPTISKVNAKDYVHCLHKVLFTEQPETYYKWDNWPPESDRNFFLRLCSEVPLLEDTLMRILVIGLSRDLPLGPADAMELADHLVKRAAGVQSDDLEVLRVERIQLIDAVLNLCTYHHPENIQLPAGYQPPNLAISALYWKAWLLLLVVAAFNPQKIGLAAWDGYPTLKMLMEMVMTNNYSYPPCTITDEDTKTEMINRELQVSQREKQEILAFESHLAAASTKQTITESNSLLLSQLTSLDPQGPPRRPPPQIQEQVKTLNQSLRLGHLLCRSRNPDFLLNIIQRQASSQSMPWLADLVQSSEGSLDVLPVQCLCEFLLHDAADDSLPIEDDDEGESKEQKAKKRQRQQKQRQLLGRLQDLLLGPKADEQTTCEVLDYFLRRLSSSQVASRVLAMKGLSLVLSEGGLKDGDERDQPMEEDSADAELLPGYQWLLQDLPKLPLFDSVRGMTSTALQQAIHMETDPQTISAYLIYLSQHAPVEEQASHNDLALDVARLIVERSTIMNSLFSKHSGRPESEAVLSAFLTIFSAYIKRMRKTKEGEDLYSWSESQDQVFLRWTTGETATMHILVVHAMVILLTLGPPKGESDFYALLDIWFPDKKPLPTAFLVDTSEEALLLPDWLKLRMIRSEVSRLVDAALQDLESQQLLLFVQSFGIPVSSMSKLLQYLDQAVSHDTQTLEENIMDKHYMAHLVEVQHERGATGGHTFHSLLSSSLPPDRDSAETSKAKVTVETPHSSVKMRAASQLPEVGPDDDLTGMLLKIFPLKVDPRWHGPPPSQLSLALQQALAKELMRAKQGQIQQGGLAFRLLQAIAALLTSAHAGPIVISMHHSHALSCPLMRQLHLYQRLVSQDMAFSSLFLKVIVEMLIWLDNPTLEAGPLKSLLKSFAGQNSNQHRHNDVRSGFLHLAEALAYRREIEVPLMAIIAMLKSGDRCNAEPELIGKVLQGLMDVRSPYLEELLSLLMTVGTQNGTAGPVATVISLLLQESEERSVKKEVDSNNTEVTKSGLSSGLLVDWLEHLDPEVTSVCPDLQQKLLFALNKSRGTPAYRPYLLALLTHQSNWSTLLQCISALLSKRRDYKLDPSSALDFLWACSHIPRIWQGRDQKIPQKKTEKFVLRLSSEELISLVDLILSESELNSRDSPHNNKSRLDQASCSLIQSRLPLLHSYCSGELENIKKVSEYLINCTKKWEDSAMSKRCQNLLLQIYLHFPEVIQHVTLPEGTFSSGGAADGSSCKLDVLVHRLVNLLADIGDTKSVEGRVSDANLACRKLAVSHPVLLLRHLPMVAGLLHGRIHLNMQEFRQQNHMTFFSNVLAILELLQPLVFHSDHQRALQDCLLSFMKVLRNFQRTRSPLVFINKFLQFTQKYITHDAASAIPYLQKHSDILQVLCAENPDLVQLKSLLAGLTLPVKRSSAEDAPEDRDDDMSTGSLPLVNISASISLSASDMTMYLKKMSRGEAVEDVLEVLTEVDDKSRRSPEIIQYFINDLQRLMMSSEELCRNMAFSLALRCIQNNPCLATDFLPTYMYCMGSGNFDVVQTALRNLPEYVLLCQEHADILLHKAFLVGIYGQIDTSSMISESMKVLHMEATT
- the ints1 gene encoding integrator complex subunit 1 isoform X4, which gives rise to MNRPKPATLRRPSAAKPSGHPPPGDFIALGSKSQGGEPKAPAVLLKPASTNLPADRKRETSSALPSSSGLSGLTKRPKLSTTPPVSALGRLADVAAVDKRAISPSIKEPSVVPIEVSPAILLDEIEAAESEGNDDRIEGLLCGAVKQLKLNRAKPDITLYLSLMFLAKIKPNVFATEGIIEALCSLLRRDASINFKAKGNSLVSVLACNLLMAAYEEDENWPEIFVKVYIEDSLGERIWVDSSHCKIFVDNIQTAFGTKMPPKSMLLQADTGRTGGDLSAGSSPHPSTPDEEDSQTELLIAEEKLSPEEEGQIMPRYEELAESVEDYVLDVLRDQLNRRQPMDNVSRNLLRLLTATCGYKEARLMTVQRLEMWLQNPKLTRPAQDLLMSLCMNCNTQGADDMEVISNLIKIRLKPKVLLNHYMLCVRELLNANRDNLGTMVKLVIFNELSNARNPNNMQVLHTVLQHSPEQAPKFLAMVFQDLLTNKDDYLRASRALLREIIKQTKHEINFQSFCFGLMQERKETTHVDLELKERFVIQVTDLLTVSMMLGITAQVKEAGLAWDKGEKKNLESLRSFQNQIASIQRDAVWWLHTVVPTISKVNAKDYVHCLHKVLFTEQPETYYKWDNWPPESDRNFFLRLCSEVPLLEDTLMRILVIGLSRDLPLGPADAMELADHLVKRAAGVQSDDLEVLRVERIQLIDAVLNLCTYHHPENIQLPAGYQPPNLAISALYWKAWLLLLVVAAFNPQKIGLAAWDGYPTLKMLMEMVMTNNYSYPPCTITDEDTKTEMINRELQVSQREKQEILAFESHLAAASTKQTITESNSLLLSQLTSLDPQGPPRRPPPQIQEQVKTLNQSLRLGHLLCRSRNPDFLLNIIQRQASSQSMPWLADLVQSSEGSLDVLPVQCLCEFLLHDAADDSLPIEDDDEGESKEQKAKKRQRQQKQRQLLGRLQDLLLGPKADEQTTCEVLDYFLRRLSSSQVASRVLAMKGLSLVLSEGGLKDGDERDQPMEEDSADAELLPGYQWLLQDLPKLPLFDSVRGMTSTALQQAIHMETDPQTISAYLIYLSQHAPVEEQASHNDLALVITDVARLIVERSTIMNSLFSKHSGRPESEAVLSAFLTIFSAYIKRMRKTKEGEDLYSWSESQDQVFLRWTTGETATMHILVVHAMVILLTLGPPKGESDFYALLDIWFPDKKPLPTAFLVDTSEEALLLPDWLKLRMIRSEVSRLVDAALQDLESQQLLLFVQSFGIPVSSMSKLLQYLDQAVSHDTQTLEENIMDKHYMAHLVEVQHERGATGGHTFHSLLSSSLPPDRDSAETSKAKVTVETPHSSVKMRAASQLPEVGPDDDLTGMLLKIFPLKVDPRWHGPPPSQLSLALQQALAKELMRAKQGQIQQGGLAFRLLQAIAALLTSAHAGPIVISMHHSHALSCPLMRQLHLYQRLVSQDMAFSSLFLKVIVEMLIWLDNPTLEAGPLKSLLKSFAGQNSNQHRHNDVRSGFLHLAEALAYRREIEVPLMAIIAMLKSGDRCNAEPELIGKVLQGLMDVRSPYLEELLSLLMTVGTQNGTAGPVATVISLLLQESEERSVKKEVDSNNTEVTKSGLSSGLLVDWLEHLDPEVTSVCPDLQQKLLFALNKSRGTPAYRPYLLALLTHQSNWSTLLQCISALLSKRRDYKLDPSSALDFLWACSHIPRIWQGRDQKIPQKKTEKFVLRLSSEELISLVDLILSESELNSRDSPHNNKSRLDQASCSLIQSRLPLLHSYCSGELENIKKVSEYLINCTKKWEDSAMSKRCQNLLLQIYLHFPEVIQHVTLPEGTFSSGGAADGSSCKLDVLVHRLVNLLADIGDTKSVEGRVSDANLACRKLAVSHPVLLLRHLPMVAGLLHGRIHLNMQEFRQQNHMTFFSNVLAILELLQPLVFHSDHQRALQDCLLSFMKVLRNFQRTRSPLVFINKFLQFTQKYITHDAASAIPYLQKHSDILQVLCAENPDLVQLKSLLAGLTLPVKRSSAEDAPEDRDDDMSTGSLPLVNISASISLSASDMTMYLKKMSRGEAVEDVLEVLTEVDDKSRRSPEIIQYFINDLQRLMMSSEELCRNMAFSLALRCIQNNPCLATDFLPTYMYCMGSGNFDVVQTALRNLPEYVLLCQEHADILLHKAFLVGIYGQIDTSSMISESMKVLHMEATT